A single genomic interval of Helianthus annuus cultivar XRQ/B chromosome 6, HanXRQr2.0-SUNRISE, whole genome shotgun sequence harbors:
- the LOC110865816 gene encoding 28 kDa ribonucleoprotein, chloroplastic isoform X2 has translation MAATNATAAAVTPFSKHNSKSKPWPSDPIFLRLKSTTPILQLSTSVPHSRVIPITGKFSEMKVSASVAQEEAEVSVTDEEEVSGEGGDEAPTESAVNTKLYFGNLPYLCDSAQLAGIIQDYGSPELVEEYGGRTLRVNFSDKPKPKEPLYPETEFKLFVGNLSWSVTSESLTQLFSEHGNVVGARVLYDGETGRSRGYGFVSYHTKAEMETALQILNGVELAGRSIRVSLAQGKKQ, from the exons ATGGCTGCTACAAACGCCACCGCCGCCGCCGTCACTCCGTTCTCCAAGCACAACTCAAAATCTAAACCATGGCCCTCCGATCCTATCTTTCTCAGATTAAAATCCACAACACCCATATTACAACTCTCAACATCAGTGCCTCACTCTCGTGTGATACCCATCACCGGAAAGTTCTCGGAGATGAAGGTATCGGCGTCGGTAGCTCAAGAAGAGGCGGAGGTATCGGTGACCGACGAGGAGGAAGTCTCCGGTGAGGGTGGAGATGAAGCACCGACCGAAAGCGCTGTAAATACAAAGCTTTACTTTGGGAATCTACCGTATCTGTGTGACAGTGCTCAGCTCGCCGGCATAATTCAAGATTACGGCAGCCCGGAGCTTGTTGAG GAATATGGAGGTAGAACATTAAGAGTGAATTTTTCTGACAAGCCAAAGCCAAAAGAACCATTGTATCCAGAGACCGAGTTCAAACTATTCGTCGGAAATCTTTCGTGGTCGGTTACCTCAGAGAGTCTAACCCAACTGTTTAGTGAACATGGAAATGTGGTTGGAGCACGGGTTCTATACGATGGAGAAACCGGAAGGTCACGTGGTTATGGGTTTGTGAGTTACCACACAAAAGCCGAAATGGAGACAGCCCTTCAGATTCTCAACGGAGTG GAGCTAGCAGGGCGGTCAATACGAGTTAGCCTAGCACAAGGAAAGAAGCAGTAA
- the LOC110865816 gene encoding 28 kDa ribonucleoprotein, chloroplastic isoform X1 yields MAATNATAAAVTPFSKHNSKSKPWPSDPIFLRLKSTTPILQLSTSVPHSRVIPITGKFSEMKVSASVAQEEAEVSVTDEEEVSGEGGDEAPTESAVNTKLYFGNLPYLCDSAQLAGIIQDYGSPELVEVLYNRETGKSRGFAFVTMSSVQDCKAVIKNLDGREYGGRTLRVNFSDKPKPKEPLYPETEFKLFVGNLSWSVTSESLTQLFSEHGNVVGARVLYDGETGRSRGYGFVSYHTKAEMETALQILNGVELAGRSIRVSLAQGKKQ; encoded by the exons ATGGCTGCTACAAACGCCACCGCCGCCGCCGTCACTCCGTTCTCCAAGCACAACTCAAAATCTAAACCATGGCCCTCCGATCCTATCTTTCTCAGATTAAAATCCACAACACCCATATTACAACTCTCAACATCAGTGCCTCACTCTCGTGTGATACCCATCACCGGAAAGTTCTCGGAGATGAAGGTATCGGCGTCGGTAGCTCAAGAAGAGGCGGAGGTATCGGTGACCGACGAGGAGGAAGTCTCCGGTGAGGGTGGAGATGAAGCACCGACCGAAAGCGCTGTAAATACAAAGCTTTACTTTGGGAATCTACCGTATCTGTGTGACAGTGCTCAGCTCGCCGGCATAATTCAAGATTACGGCAGCCCGGAGCTTGTTGAG GTACTTTACAACCGGGAAACCGGAAAAAGTAGAGGCTTTGCGTTTGTCACCATGAGTAGTGTCCAAGATTGCAAAGCCGTTATCAAAAACCTTGATGGAAGG GAATATGGAGGTAGAACATTAAGAGTGAATTTTTCTGACAAGCCAAAGCCAAAAGAACCATTGTATCCAGAGACCGAGTTCAAACTATTCGTCGGAAATCTTTCGTGGTCGGTTACCTCAGAGAGTCTAACCCAACTGTTTAGTGAACATGGAAATGTGGTTGGAGCACGGGTTCTATACGATGGAGAAACCGGAAGGTCACGTGGTTATGGGTTTGTGAGTTACCACACAAAAGCCGAAATGGAGACAGCCCTTCAGATTCTCAACGGAGTG GAGCTAGCAGGGCGGTCAATACGAGTTAGCCTAGCACAAGGAAAGAAGCAGTAA